The Podarcis muralis chromosome Z, rPodMur119.hap1.1, whole genome shotgun sequence DNA segment tagagcatctgctttgcatgcagaagttcccaggttcaattcccagtggcatctccaggtagggctgggaatgtccctgcctgaaaccctggaaagccactgcttaTCAGTGTAAACAACAATGAGATAGGTAGACCAGTTAGTGGTCACACTCTATAGTAAGATAGTTTTCTATGTTCATGTTATGATGATTATAATGCTTACTAACCTGTTGAATGGTGGTGTAAACAGAAGTCACTTTTCCACCAGTTTTAAATGTTGATGTGTTTGCTACCAGCTATGAGTTTGGGGGGTTAAAATGCCACCACATGCTGCAGGAATATTTCTTTTatggttattttaaaatgtgttttctgaAGAGCTCCGTTATCTACAGtgtcaaggaaggaaaccacTGTGGCTTGAAAATCGCTCCTCCAGCATTTAGCAATCCATCTTCcttcctggtttttgtttttgttttttaagggagggGGTCCATTTTCTCTCTGAATGCTCAAAAAATGCAAAGTCAGTTGTTGATGAGGGCATGTTTGTATGCTTAGCCCCCACACTGCAGTGTCATGACATTGCATGACACACAAGGAAAGAACTTGTGTGTAAAGCGCCTTTCCTAAACAAATTTGACTAAACCCCGCACGTGGGatgaagaagagagagacaatTTACAGGAGAGTGCAGCTTTCAGGCAAACttgacacctcccccccccccagtgctttttACTTCAAAAAAAGGAATCTTGTCTTTTCAACTGATGAAATTCTCTTCACCAATTTGCATGAACTAGTTTGCTTGAATACCATccaagcagcggcgtagcgtgggttgtcagcacccgaggcaaggcaagtaatttgcgccccctaacccgtggatttgcgccccctaacctgtggatttgcaccccctaacccgtggatttgccctaatcccagatgttgcgcccggtgcggctggccccccctgcacccccccacgctacgccactgcatccaaGGGCGCCAGCTCCTTGCAAAATCTTAACAGTTTCTGCTAATTGCTAGGCACCGAGTCTTCTGCAAAAGTCAGGGATGTGGTAAAAAGAAGGCAAGGGGGAAAGCCCATTGTAGATCAGAAATGTTTCTGAAAACcaattgctggagaccacagTAGGGGTTCTCAAGTTCTGTTTGTGGGTCTCCCGCAGGTATCTGGTTGGAgactggttgggcactgtgacaacaggatgctggaggagaagggcctgtctggtgttttttcCTGATGGTGGCCAGCAGTGGTGGCTAGAAggcattgggactggtggggtggaaggcagggacatCACCAGTAGTTGGAGCCAGTGGCAGGCAGAGCTGCTTCCtgattggttgtaagtaagaaggcagacgggacgcgggtggcgctgtctgttaaaccacagggcctaggacttgctgatcagaaggtcggcggttcgaatccccacaatggggtgagctcctgttgctcggtccctgctcctgccaacctagtagtttgaaagcacgtcaaagtgcaagtagataaataggtaccgctccggcgggaaggtaaacagtgtttccatgtgctgctctggttcgccagaagcagcttagtcatgctggccacatgacccggaagctgtacgccggctccctcggccaataaagcgagatgagcgccgcaaccccagagtcggccatgactggacctaatggtcaggggtccctttaccctttttaagaaggcaggcaggtggactAATATGCAGTTTACATTAGTGAAATTAGTGTAAcatgggggacatctggcttactagtagtacagGGTCTTAGTggatcacaagcttaacatgtgtgatgcagtagcaaaaaagaaaaaaagttaatgCTAGTCTAGGCTGTATAGTGTCCAtgtcaaggaaagtaatagtaccattttcttctgccttgttcagaccactcctggagtactgtgtcccacagtttaagaaggatatgggtaagctggaacgtgtgcagaggagggtgaccaaccTGATcacaggtctggaaaccaaggcttatgaggaatggttgaaggagctgagtatatttagcctggaaaagaggagactatgatagacaccttcaaatatctaaagggctgtcgcaaatggagcaagctcgttttctcctgctctggagcgtacgacccaaaccagtggcttcaagttacaagagagtCCAACTAAACAAAAGGAGCAACCTTCTGATGgtgtttgactgtggaacagactccctcaggtggaggactctccttccttccttgaaggtGGAATGACTCACTCAGGGgattgtgggctctccttcattggaggtttttacgcagggattggatagccatctgccGTGGATTGCTTTAGTTGCAATTCCTGCAGTGCAAGGTGTTGACCCTGTTGACagtcaggatcccttccaattctactattctatgattccatggcaCATTTTTAATATCACACTTTTAATAGCAGTTGTTAATTGGACACTACAAACTTAAATGGGGCTCAGTCTCAGCAATAGTGGCCAACCATAAGTATTTATGAATTCTGGTACCTATGTATGTGTGTACGTACGTATcttgctgaattcaatggggcttactcccaggcaaatgGGATTGGGATTGCAACCTAATTCATTATTTTTGAGCATTACCTCTCCAGCAGCATGGCTTTGAATACTTCATTTGCAAGATAACGTTTTTTGCAGGACTGCCTGTACAGCTGAGCCTTCAAAATCCTGTTACATGAAAGGTTCTGGGTACCTACATGTACTGTGGCAAACTAACTATGTATATGTTAATGCAATTTGCAGATCTTCCTTTTAATATCCATAATCTGAGAATATATTAAAACATTACTGTAGGCATCATTATCCTTCTCCCTTGATGGTGGCCGTGTACTCAagagtttttaaaatgcaacaacaCGCTATTACTAGACAAGTAGCTATCTCTCAATTGAGAATTGAGTACCACTTTCTGAATTGAGGATTGCCATCTTTTTCCTGGTGAGTGCCTAGGGCTGCAGCATATGCACATCAGACAAGTAGTCAACATGTGATGCTTATTTTATCACTCTGTGTCTGAAATTGGGAGGTTCCAGCAGTTTTGACTTCTGAATTCTGCCTGTCATCAAACTGTCGAAGGTACAGAAACCCTGTCATTAAAAAGTTGTAACTCTGGGTGGGACCTTGTTTATCAAATAAGAACAAAACCATGTTTGCTGTGTAATACATTTAACTTAAATTTAATGATTTTGTTAATACAATTTCAAAGCCTTGATTCAGTACCTGACAGGGGTGTCATAAGGATTTAAGGAATACGTACCTGCAGCATTTGAACACTCAAGCACAATGCAAACACTTATTATGTTTACTTTTTTATTGTTTAGCAGTTCCTCCTAAATAATGGAAgttgagagaagagaagaggcccCAAACCTCTCCAAGCCAGCCTTTCAGCACCTTATTACATAAACAAGAAAGGAATGCCCACAAACAGAATGAAATAAACTTGGAAAGATAGgtgtcaaaacaacaacaaagcaacctCCCCAACTCTTCTTTTATTCCCTTCCCATATCAGTCCTGCTTgccagtctctctccccccccccactccttcccCCCACAACTCTGAACAAAGCTCATTTTGCTTAAAAACACATCCATTCACACCCTTTTTTTGCTCCTCTAAATTGACCTCAAGGCTCTATCTGGGCTTTTCAAACCACACTCTATCTGAAATAACAGAGTGGTGCAGTGTTCGAAACttgcattgttctaggcacattttgcgacagggaatttcattagcgctgAGCTCTGAGCGCAGTACTACACCTAAGCTGAAGGAAACATTAGTGtagccatgttttgttttgtttttgttagggggacagaacctcagttagctatgtgtTTTTATTGATAGCCCCGCTCCCCCTTGGCTGTGCacatggaaggaaaggaggactttgttctgcctccccacttccatctactctctgaagactggagaagagaccctcttaaaaatattaggagggagggcaggggaaggactagagtagaccatgtgaaaaatgaacataatattttagctgcagttcatttccagctttgtattcttgttattaaaaaaagtgGATGTAGACATTCTGTtattgcgcccataacctaggttttagGTGCCATTtaactcctagctttcatatctcagtttctaacactggggtGATGGCAGAGAGGGGCTGGAGCAGATGACCGcctggaggagaaggaagaagcagaGGACACTAATCCACCCCTCTCCTATTCTCCAGGAACCAAAAGCAGAGTCAAAAATgcagaggagaagaggaagagagaggcaagAGGCACTGGTGGCTTAAAAACAGGCTGCTCTGGAGAGGGTGGGCTGGCTGAAAAATCAGCTGCCTTTGGAATCATGGGGGTAGAGGGTGGGAACAGTTGTCATGTTTAACCATAGAAGGACTGAGCTGAAGGTGGTTTACATGGTTCtcgtccccattttatcctcacaaacaaCCCTATGAGATAGGTTAGGCGGAGAGAgggggtgactggcccaaggtcacacccagtgaggttcatgccttagtggggatttgaaccctggtctctgtcAGCTCATAGTTCAACACTTGAACTGATGGGTCTTTAGACAGAAGCTGTCACATTTTGCCACATATTGGTGGCAATGATGGCCCCCaacctgttgtttagtcatgtccgactcttcgtgaccccatggaccagagcacgccaggcactcctgtcttccactgcctcccacagtttggtcaaactcatgttggtagcttcgagaacactccaaccatctcgtcctctgtcgtccccttctccttgtgccctccatctttcccaacatcagggtcttttccagggagtcttctcttctcatgaggtggccaaaatattggagtctcagcttcaggatctgtccttccagtgagcactcagggctgatttccttcagaatggagaggtttgatcttcttgcagtccacgggactctcaagagtctcctccagcaccataattcaaaagcaccagttcttcagcgatcagccttctttatggtcaagctctcacttccatacattactactgggaaaaccacagctttaactatacagacctttgttggcaaggtgatgtctctgctttttaagatgctgtctaggtttgtcactgcttttatcccaagaagcaggcgtcttttaatttcgtggctgctgtcaccatctgcagtgatcatggagcccaagaaagtaaaatctctcactgcctccaacctaggcagctttaaaagaggattagggaagctcatggaggagagggataTCAAAGGCTGCTAGCTATGATGGCTTGCTCTGCTGCCATGGTTGGAGGCacaaatgcttttgaataccagttgctagaaaacaaaggaagaggagagggttCTTGGTCTCAAGTCCTGTTTGCTAGTTTATCACAGGCACCTGCATAGCCACTGTggaaactggatgctggactagctgggccagtggcctgatccattaggctcttcttttgttctttttaagaaACTTCAGTAGTTTTGGAAGGGGCAGCTGGctgcttccttcccccaccccatagtCTCATGGCTTCGTTTTGCTCCGATAAAAGTCCTTATCTGAACGGCACATTTCTCTTGACTGTTTACAATGGGCTTGGCTAAGATTGTAGGTGCCCTTGATGCAAAGAGTAATAGTAATATTGAACACCATTCAAGCCTGGGCATTAGCTTAGTAAAAGTCGGACCTGGtggtattaaaaaacaaaaaacctctcttGTACCCAATTTCTAGATCATATAAGAGCTGGATAATAACAAGTAGCAACCTGGGATGCAGTTGCATTGTTGCATTATCACTGCTTCCTTCTGATGATTGTTGCATTTATCACCTGCATGTATGTtaccttctcctcttcctttagGATTGCAGAATTTCAAGACATCCTTAGTGAGGCCAACATCTCGCTAGAGAAGCTCCgtgaactttgcttcagcggTAAGTGACTTTGGCAAATTCTCCCTCATAATTGACATCTGCACAGGTCTAGTTTCAAGGGCTAAAGCTAAGGCGGTGGTCGAAGCTTCCCAGGTGGGATGAGCATCAACTGATGGAGCCTAGCAAAAAATAATGCTTTGATCAGGGGTGAAAGCAGCATTCTTCAGGCAACTAAAAACCAATAACAACCCATTTCTGGATTTGGAGATAACCCTTGCTGTTTTTCACCAGTCGTGCCTTGTGGTTGTAAATACGGATGTAACTAGAACAGCATTGTGATGTGTAGAAGGTTGTCTGAATCTGCTGGCATACCAAAGTGTTTCCTTCCTGAAAATACCGCTTCTCCTCCACTATCAGTCTTTCCCTTCAATGCACAGTCACAATTAAACTGTGAAACTCACTCCTGCAAGTGGCAGCTTTGCATCCCCCATGGCAtccctaggtagggctgggaatgtcccccttcctgaaacctggagagccactttcTGCCTGTGTTAACTgtgctgagctggatgggccaagGGTCTGAGTCAGTGTAAGTCAGCGtgtcactgtcagtcagtgtaaacaGGCAGCTTGCTATGGTATCAGCCAGCTTCCTATCctgaaaattaaaaatatagCACAACTGGGCATTACCAAGGGCTAGAACAGGCAGATCTTTGCTCAGAGGGCTGTAAGTGGGTCCCTTAGCCATCAGGGCATTGTGTCTCTGTAAGTGGGTCCCTACACCCATAGAGTTTTTGTTCTTTTCCTACGTATCTCTAATTCCCATCTTAAATACATCACAATCTGTTCCCCGGGCTTTTTGCCTTTGATAATTTGCACATTGAATAATACATTTTGCAAAGAGAATCACAGGCTGCCTCTGTACTTGGATTGCCTTGTTTGAAAGCACTGTGCAAGTGGTCAGTATTCGCATACAGTCTTGTGTCATTTTGTATTCTTCCCTGCAGTGAGTTAAGGGAATGCTGAAATGTTCTGGATAAAAGGTTCCACAATCTACTTCTGGCTGCTGTTTCAAACAACCAAAGGCCAACCTGGCTGTCACTGAGTTACTATTTCTATAAATATTTAAACATAGTACCTCTTGGAAACTTAAAAGTGCTTGtgcaactgattttttttttttaaatctttttacgCTGTTAGATGTGTAAATGTTGCTTGTCTTGAGATTTGTGTGCTTAAAAAATaacttaagaacagaagaagagcctgctgaatcaggccaatggcacgtCTAatacagtatcctgttctcagacCGCTAGTCTTCATGGCTAGTTTATTAGATTTGGCATGGGGCAACCCAGCTTCAAAACCCTAGTTGGACATCTCTGttgctctctctgtctgtctctgacTCTATTTttttctctgccttgcttacctCTCAGCGTTGTTaggaggatgaaacagagaaaTGTGCTAAAGAGCTAGTGTGATACTGTGATTACAATGTTTGCCTGGGACCTGGGAGGCCAAGGTTCCAATTGGTGGGATAAAATAGgaaggagaaccatgtgtgcctcCTTGAACTCCATGGAGAAAAAGTGGGATGTAAGCATAAAAATTAGACTAAGGTCCAGTTAAAAAAACCAGGTAGAGAATACTGGAGGGAAtagaacatacacacacacttgttgaAGGAGAAGCTGCTGGATGCCTCCCTCCTTTACTTGTTTATTTCCCTTTTTCTGTTTCTCTATTTGTTACTTCTTTGCCTGTTCATGGAGTATACGGTTACGCTGCCTATGGTCTGCCCCCACTGTCCGaaggcaggatgcctctgaataccagttgctgggaatcacaagtggggagagtttctGCTGTTCTCAGCTTTTGCTTGCAGACTTCCACAttagggcacctggttggccactgcaagaacagggtgGATCTTTGACCtggtccagcagccaggctcttcttagatTCTTATCTTCGGAGTGTCACATTTCCCCTCTGAACTGAGAGAAGGGAAATCTAGGCATGAGGATGAAAGTCAGGCACTTGGTGGAGAAAGACAGCAACACTAAATTTCAGTGGTCCTGTTTTTTCTTGTTTCACAGGGATTCCCTTTGAAGGTGGCTTGCGCTGTCTGTGCTGGAAGGTAGGGGTTTTTTTTGACGAGGAGCCTGAGTCTTCTCTTGGTGTTTTGTACAGGCTTAAGAGGTTGGGGTGATGTTTTCAAATCATACTGTATCCACTTAGGCAGAACTCCTAAGTGCTTTACAAACACAGAGCCTTCTCGGTTATGGTTCccaatttgtggaatgccctccctggtgggATCCGTCTCCCTtgttattaactttcaggaggaatttagaAAAGCATTCTTGTTCAGCTAGGGATTTGATAGCTGAAAGTGGCTGTTCCCAGAAACCTTGAAATTATTAACTGTGATAGTATATGTGATTGTTTTTAGGTATGCTTTTAATTGTCTTGTTCATGTGTTTGCCATCGTGGGCTCCTTctggaaggaaaggtgggatataaacttaataaatgaataaataataggtTGATCCTTGCAGCAAATTCCCATTTGACAGATGGGAGAAATGTGATTATGTGAGAACACTTTTACCCCATGGGTATATTGAGCTGGATTCCTTTAAGATTATTGTGCTCTAGAAAAACAGGTAGCCAGAAACATTTAGCTAAATAACTGCTGCTCAATAATATAAGGCCCTTATAGTCATCCTGCTCTCTTTATACAGATCCTCTTGAACTACCTTCCCGTGGAGAGAACCTTATGGAGCTCCGTTTTGCAGAAGCAGAGGTGAATTTATCTTTTCTGGGTCCTTCATCGCCCTGTTTAtggcctttacagtggtacctcgcaagacgaaaaactcgcaagacgaaaaactcgcaagacgaaagggtttttggttttttgagttgcttcgcaagacgaatttccctatgggcttgcttcgcaagacgaaaacgtcttgcaagtttgtttcctttttcttaaaaccgttaatacagttgcgacttgacttcgaggagcaactcatagcacgcggtgtggtagccttttttgaggtttttgaagactttggtgatttttgaagcttttccaaaacttttccgaaaccatgctttgcaagacgaaaaaactcacagaacgaattaattttgtcttgcgaggcaccactgtatatcactacTATTCTTTAAGTTCAATCTCTCTTGACTTCACAATAGCAGCCAGTGCTGCAGTGTTTGATTCTATAAGTATTAATTCAAATACCCTTGCACTTGCTTCTCTACTGGAATGTCCACTGTGGTAATTTCATACTGCTGATTGTTAGGACTGAGGGCcatactttttcctttttttagttGCTGATAATAGCAACAAATCAGCAAtgaaaaagccttttaaaaaataagcaagaATTACCTGAATTAAACTAAATTCACTGTGAATTGATCTTCTAATTAAAGCTTCcaactctattttttttaaaaaaaaacacaaaacagaacTTAAACTAGATGCTCCAGTCAGATTAGAATAATGACATTTGGATAGCAAGAGAAAATGTAAGAATAAAGCTTTGCACTTTCTATGTTTATTTAAAGCATATCTAAGAATactgagtgggacgcgggtggcgctgtgggttaaaccacagagcctaggacttgccgatcagaaggttggcagttcgaatccccacgacggggtgagctcccattgttcggtcccagctcctgccaacctagcagttcgaaagcacgtcaaagtgcaagtagataaataggtaccgctccagcgggaaggtatacgatgtttctgtgtgctgctctggtttgccagaagcggcttagtcatgcaggccacatgacctggaagctgtacgctggcttcctcggccaataaagcgagatgagcgccgcaaccccagagtcggccactactggtcctaatggtcaggggtccctttacctttaagaatacTGAATACCAGAAGAGCCCACAATCAATTTTGCGTCATTGATGCAactttctcttttccctcttTTACTGTAGAGCAGGGTTGGGCTTCGCATCATGGACCTTCTGGGGTAATCTGGGGCTGCACACTAACTGTGGGTGGTGCCGGTGGGTATTTGGGTTTAAACCTGGTTCCTAACATAtaattctttccccctccctgttgaaGAGAATTGTATACCCAGTTTTTGAAGGAAATGATTATACAGCCTGGAATAGCCAAAGCCAACCTTGGAGTCTCTAGAGAAGATGTGACCATGGAGGATCATGTAAGTGCAGCATCAACAGTAAGGCTAaaccatggtcagaggcagtatgcctctgaataatacctgttgctgggaactgtaggtgggaAGATTGTGGTTGTGCTCAagtgctgcttgcaggcttcccagagaggCATCTGTTTGGTGACTGTGAGCTAGCTGGGCCTGTAGTctgatcctgcaaggctctccttaAGCTCTTAGAAGCCCTGCTTTAGCGTCTGAAGGCCTTTCTTACTCTCAACTTGGCTTCTTGTCTTAAACTCTTCCATAAAGCCACTGAATCCGAACCCTGATAGCAGATGGAACACTTACTTCAAGGACAACGAAGTGCTGCTGCAGATAGACAAGGATGTCAGGTATGTGAAGACGCTGAGTGTAGGGGGCGTGGGAATCCCACCGCCAAAGCTTAATCTGCTTTGGGGCGGCTCCCTTTTCGCCATGGTGCTTTGCTTGTCCTTTTTACAAGCCCAATGAATAATTATTTCACCCAGGAGGCTGTATCCTGACATGGCATTCTTCCAGAGCATGACCGAATACCCCTGCCTGTTGATCCTGGACCCCCTGAATGATTTTGAGACCCTCCGGAAGCGAGTGGAGCAGACAACGCTCAAGTCACAGACAGTGGCACGGAACCGGAGTGGCGTCACAAACGTAAGAGAAAGAGAgttgtgtatttttgttattgttggactacagcccccatcatcCATAGCCAGTTTGGCCAGcattcaggaatgatgggagttgcagtccaacatctggagacccagggTTAAAAAAACACTGAAATAGAAAATGCCTTCAAATAGAGGTGGGTCCTTTCTAAAGTAGGGACATGCGGCTACCAGACTAGCTTCCAGCTAGTTTTGAGGCCTAATTCAAAATGATGGTCTTGACTTTAAAAGGCCAAGATATCTCAAGTCCCATCTTCTCCTGTATGAACATGAACTTCTgaggtgtttgtgtgtataaTTGAAATTTTAACAATATGAAATAGCAAGAGAGACAAAGTACAAAATATTTTCGaaacaaagtaaataaatatacagtaaAATAAATGGAACAGTGAGGATATGAGTAATCACTCATCATGTTCCAATTCTTGGACAAGGTTATGAATATAGAGGCATATAGAATATGTTGATTGATATTATTTGGTTTTAGGAGTGTGGTGATTTTGTTATAAGCATGTTGTGTGCTATTTCAAAAGGTGGGATTTAAGTGATGGAAATAACGGAAGTTCCATTTGCTCCAGATCTGGTATCCACAAATGGTTTTGTATGTTGTTCTCCTTCCTTTGATTTCTTAGGTAAGTTCTCCTCTGAAAACACTGGCCTCTAACTCGCTGAACGAGTATGAGGTTCTGCCCAATGGCTGTGAGGCTCACTGGGAGGTCGTAGAACGAATCCTCTTCATCTATGCTAAACTGAATCCGGGGATAGCCTACGTCCAAGGGATGAATGAAATCGTAGGACCTCTTTACTACACGTTTGCTACAGACCCCAACAACGAATGGAAAAGTAAGAAGAGCACATGCCCTTCTTGAACATACTGTCCAGTTCTCAAATATTGTAATGCTGAATGTTCAACAAACCCTGgtgttcccccctttttctttttttattgactTAAGAAAATTATACAGAGAGTAATTTGAAGAAGCCTAAATTAACATTGGCTTCTAccgataagaaataataataactattacaattactaaaatactaaaaatacatttacttccccttttgaacttctattctgtttacaatatattattattctataagaatctattatatcctttgctgtcccatatattattttatttcccaaattcaacctaaccctcccctcctcctcactGTTTCCCTTTACCTGTGTGAGATCTTcccatcataatatttttttctagttGCTTTAACAAAATAGAAAAACATGAAAACTGTTAAATTATAATTACTTCTTTTGTCCTTACACGCTTAACAATTGCCTATTAAGAGTTCTGCTTTAACACCATATTTCTTCATGTATTCCCCATGCATTCCCATTCTGTAAGAATTTTTGATTGGAGCAGCCCCTGATTGATGACTGCATCATTCAACAAACCTTGGTTTGTTTCTCTATGGGGCAACTTGTGGCTTGTTGAACAAACCATAGCTTTGGGTTGACTTGACTGTAATACTGCGTTGTAACTTGCTGAGATCCAAGAAACGTGCAAACCAGGTCACTTCCTGGCTTGTGGTCTTGATAACAATGCTGATGGTATCTTCCTTATCCCCCCCGCTATAGAACACGCAGAAGCGGAtaccttcttttgtttcactaACCTCATGTCTGAGATCAGGGATAACTTCATCAAGAGTCTGGATGACTCTCAGTGTGGCATCACCTACAAAATGGAGAAGGTGTACTCTACCTTGAAAGAGAAAGATGTGGAGCTCTACATGAAACTGGTAAGGAATATTGTTCCACAG contains these protein-coding regions:
- the TBC1D13 gene encoding TBC1 domain family member 13 — encoded protein: MSSLHKSRIAEFQDILSEANISLEKLRELCFSGIPFEGGLRCLCWKILLNYLPVERTLWSSVLQKQRELYTQFLKEMIIQPGIAKANLGVSREDVTMEDHPLNPNPDSRWNTYFKDNEVLLQIDKDVRRLYPDMAFFQSMTEYPCLLILDPLNDFETLRKRVEQTTLKSQTVARNRSGVTNVSSPLKTLASNSLNEYEVLPNGCEAHWEVVERILFIYAKLNPGIAYVQGMNEIVGPLYYTFATDPNNEWKKHAEADTFFCFTNLMSEIRDNFIKSLDDSQCGITYKMEKVYSTLKEKDVELYMKLQEQNIKPQFFTFRWLTLLLSQEFLLPDVIRIWDSLFADDNRFDFLLLVCCAMLMLIRDQLLEGDFTLNMRLLQDYPISDVHLILKKAKDLQDSK